The genome window AGCAGGAAAATCGGCACGAACGCGACCGTGCCGTAGATGCGCTGGTAGGACTGGAAGCTGCCCAGGTACAGACTCAGTCCCCACTTCACCAGTTCCAGCAGGGCCACCGCCAGCAGCGCGCCCGGCACCGCATGGCGTAGCTTGACCGTGTGGTGCGGCACCACCCGGTACACCAGGGTGACGCAGACGAACTCGATCAGCACCGGCGCCAGGCCCAGCGCCATCTGCGCCAGCAGCCGGCCTTCGCTGGTGCGGAACAGCGGCAGCGCGAAGAACCGCGCCGACGCCGCCAGCGACGCCGCGGCCAGCAGCGCGCCCAAGGTCAGCACCGTCCAGTACACCAGGAAGCGGGTCAGCCGCGGCCGCGCCGAAACCACCCGCCAGATCCGGTTGAAGGTCTGCTCGACGCTGTTCAAGGTGATCAGCAGCGACACCATCAGCGCGATGGTGCCGGCGCTGGTCAGCTGCCCGGCGCTGGCCGAGAACTGGCGCAGATAGGCCTCCACCGAGCGCGCCGCGGCCGGCACGAAGTTGGAGAAGATGTAGTCGCTGAGCTGGTCGCTCCAGCGATCGAACACCGGGAACGCCGAGAGCACGCCGAACACCACCATCGCCAGCGGCACCAGCGCGAAGATCGTGGTGTAGGCCAGCGACGCGGCGGCCTGGAACAGGCGGTCGTCGAGGAAGCGCCGCCACAGGAAGCCGGCGAAGCTGCGCATCCGCGCGCGGTCGCGCACCCGCTCCGTCCAGAGATTGACCGTGTCCAAAGGCTGCATCGGCCAAGGGTACCCGATGCGCACGGATGCCGGCATCGCCGATACTGGCGGCCGTTCTGGTGCAAGCATAGCGAGGGCCGCATGGCCGAGATCCTGGTCCTGTACTACAGCCGTGGCGGTTCGGTGGCGCGCCTGGCGCGGCAGATCGCGCGCGGCGTCGGCGAAGTGCCCGGCATGGCCGCGCGCCTGCGCACGGTGCCGCCGGTGGCCGCGGTCACCCAGGCCAGCGCGCCGCCGGTACCCGATAGCGGCGCGCCGTACGTGGAGGCCAGCGACCTGCGCGACTGCGTCGGCCTGGCCCTGGGCAGCCCGACCCGGTTCGGCAACATGGCCGCGCCGGTCAAGCACTTCATCGACGGGCTCGGCGCCGAATGGGCCAGCGCCACCCTGGCCGGCAAGCCGGCGGCGGTGTTCACCTCCACCGCCTCGCTGCACGGCGGCCAGGAAGCCACGCTGCTGTCGATGCATCTGCCGCTGCTGCACCACGGCTGCGTGATCGTCGGCATTCCCTATACCGAACCGCTGCTCAGCAGCACGCGCAGCGGCGGCACCCCGTACGGCGCCAGCCATGTCGCCGGCGCCGACGACGACCCGCAGCCCAGCGAGGAAGAAGCGCAGCTGGCACGCGCACTGGGGCGGCGCCTGGCCGGCATCGCGCAACGCCTGGCGGTGCCGTGAGCACCGCCCGCCTGCGTAACGCGCTGGCAGCCACGCTGCTGGTCCTGGCGCTGCTGTACGCGGCCTGGTTCCACGACGACCGCCACCGCCTCGCTGCGCTGATGGTATTCGCGCTGCCGC of Xanthomonas translucens pv. cerealis contains these proteins:
- the wrbA gene encoding NAD(P)H:quinone oxidoreductase — protein: MAEILVLYYSRGGSVARLARQIARGVGEVPGMAARLRTVPPVAAVTQASAPPVPDSGAPYVEASDLRDCVGLALGSPTRFGNMAAPVKHFIDGLGAEWASATLAGKPAAVFTSTASLHGGQEATLLSMHLPLLHHGCVIVGIPYTEPLLSSTRSGGTPYGASHVAGADDDPQPSEEEAQLARALGRRLAGIAQRLAVP
- a CDS encoding YihY family inner membrane protein, whose product is MQPLDTVNLWTERVRDRARMRSFAGFLWRRFLDDRLFQAAASLAYTTIFALVPLAMVVFGVLSAFPVFDRWSDQLSDYIFSNFVPAAARSVEAYLRQFSASAGQLTSAGTIALMVSLLITLNSVEQTFNRIWRVVSARPRLTRFLVYWTVLTLGALLAAASLAASARFFALPLFRTSEGRLLAQMALGLAPVLIEFVCVTLVYRVVPHHTVKLRHAVPGALLAVALLELVKWGLSLYLGSFQSYQRIYGTVAFVPIFLLWIYLSWIGILLGASLASSIAAFRYQPASMRLPAGYEIYGLLRLLGRFAQARKDGHGLHEDRILQLEPMLTDSLVQELLCELERSRLLSRAEHGEWLLARDLADVPLTELYENCQLRIPIAEAYLPCRDDALGQAAWRALDELRMPLRDVLKRRVGDLYTDIGDLA